In Streptomyces canus, one DNA window encodes the following:
- the eccCa gene encoding type VII secretion protein EccCa — translation MSVVIVKRPPRVLPPEVPSEEVKLESPPELPRTEDDSLLMNLLPMLGMGSSAAFFFMPGAQGFMKIMGGLMMVSTVAMLVAQIVRARKGPSGQMAEARRDYLKYLAQKRREVRRTVHKQRDAQYYLHPAPEQLWALVAEGSRLWERRAMDPDFVQVRIGLGPQQLATPLVAPDTAPVDELEPLTAHAMQQFIASYGTLGELPLAIGLRSFYHVTISGDAETVYGQTRSVVGQLASLHSPEDVVIAVVASPGAAVDWEWTKWLPHMQHKESDGAGSRRLLCYDLGELEEMIAHQLEGRPRWSRDGSPVLDQPHVVVVLDGGGVPADSVLASAEGLQGVTIVEVVPGELDEVRGSLSVRVWPDAMELEAGTGVFTGVPDVLSQAQAESLGRQLAPLRLGAADADEPLLANLDFTDLMQIGDAASVDVSRTWRPRTLHERLRVPIGLGESGEPVMLDLKEASQEGMGPHGLCVGATGSGKSELLRTLVLGLAVTHSSETLNFVLADFKGGATFTGMGNMPHVSAVITNLADELTLVDRMRDSITGELTRRQELLRQAGNYANITDYEKARAAGAALDPLPSLVLIIDEFSELLAAKPDFIEMFIQIGRIGRSLGVHMLLASQRLEEGKLRGLDTFLSYRIGLRTFSAAESRTAIGVPDAYHLPNVPGAGILKYDTETMVQFKAAYVSGTYRPNGPMAQGGGRIDRSPVLFTAAPVPLRILAEPEPETRSNQVDDALADTVLDVIVSRLDGQGPPAHQVWLPPLDEPFSLDQVLPALNISAERGLHAEGYHAQSKLIVPVGLVDKPFEQRRDVMYADLSGSAGHALIVGGPQSGKSTLVRTMITSFALTHTPAEVQFYALDFGGGGMLALENLAHMGGAASRLDQEKVRRTVAEVHGILNAREEFFRSKSIDSMGTFRNRRAQGHYPDQQWGDVFLIIDGWATFKNDYEMLDPVIADIATRGLGFGVHLIITATRYTEMRPALRDQILSRLELRLGDAMESEFDRKRAENVPMGKPGRGLSPDKLDYLAATPRIDGATAVEDLADGMANLVQSVNNAWQGPAAPKVRMLPTMLHASELPGGGDFGSRGIAVGVDELTLSPVFVDFETDPLFVIYGESESGKSSLLRFIAKQVSERYATNKALFVVSDFRRALLGQVPESHMYKYCASGPQLQEVMESLAGSMSRRMPGPDVTPDQLRNRSWYNEPDAFIFIDDYDLVATSMGNPMSVLLEYLPFARDLGLRIILARSTSGASRSSFEPVLTRIKELGAQGIVLSGDPSEGPVFNNIKATPQPQGRGQFISRRSSGQLVQTGYLPES, via the coding sequence GTGAGCGTCGTCATCGTCAAGCGCCCGCCGCGGGTACTCCCGCCGGAGGTGCCGAGTGAGGAGGTCAAGCTCGAGTCCCCTCCCGAACTCCCTCGTACTGAGGACGACAGCCTCCTGATGAACCTGCTGCCCATGCTGGGCATGGGGTCGTCGGCGGCGTTCTTCTTCATGCCCGGCGCCCAGGGCTTCATGAAGATCATGGGCGGACTCATGATGGTGTCCACGGTCGCCATGCTGGTCGCCCAGATCGTGCGGGCCCGGAAGGGACCGTCCGGTCAGATGGCCGAGGCGCGGCGCGACTACCTCAAGTACCTGGCGCAGAAGCGCCGTGAGGTACGGCGCACGGTGCACAAGCAGCGCGACGCGCAGTACTACCTGCACCCGGCGCCGGAGCAGCTGTGGGCGCTGGTCGCCGAGGGGTCGCGGCTGTGGGAGCGGCGTGCCATGGACCCGGACTTCGTCCAGGTCCGGATCGGCCTGGGCCCGCAGCAGTTGGCGACGCCGCTGGTCGCGCCCGACACCGCCCCGGTGGACGAGCTGGAGCCGCTGACCGCGCACGCGATGCAGCAGTTCATCGCGAGCTACGGCACGCTCGGTGAACTCCCGCTGGCCATCGGGCTGCGCTCCTTCTACCACGTGACGATCTCCGGGGACGCGGAGACGGTCTACGGCCAGACCCGGTCGGTCGTCGGTCAACTGGCCTCGCTGCACTCGCCCGAGGACGTGGTGATCGCGGTCGTGGCCTCGCCGGGTGCGGCGGTGGACTGGGAGTGGACCAAGTGGCTGCCGCACATGCAGCACAAGGAGTCCGACGGCGCCGGCAGCCGCCGTCTGCTCTGCTACGACCTCGGCGAGCTGGAGGAGATGATCGCCCACCAGCTGGAGGGCCGCCCCCGCTGGAGTCGGGACGGCTCGCCGGTGCTCGACCAGCCGCACGTGGTCGTCGTACTCGACGGCGGCGGTGTCCCCGCCGACTCGGTCCTCGCCTCGGCGGAGGGCCTGCAGGGCGTGACCATCGTCGAGGTGGTGCCCGGCGAACTCGACGAGGTGCGTGGCTCGCTGTCGGTGCGGGTGTGGCCCGACGCCATGGAGCTGGAGGCGGGCACGGGTGTCTTCACCGGTGTCCCCGACGTGCTGTCGCAGGCGCAGGCGGAGTCGCTGGGCCGTCAGTTGGCGCCGCTGCGGCTCGGTGCCGCCGATGCGGACGAACCGCTGCTGGCGAACCTGGACTTCACCGACCTGATGCAGATCGGCGACGCGGCGAGCGTGGATGTCTCGCGCACCTGGCGGCCGCGCACGCTGCACGAGCGGCTGCGTGTGCCGATCGGTCTCGGCGAGAGCGGTGAGCCGGTCATGCTGGACCTCAAGGAGGCCTCGCAGGAGGGCATGGGCCCGCACGGACTGTGCGTCGGCGCCACCGGTTCCGGCAAGTCGGAGCTGCTGCGCACCCTGGTCCTCGGCCTCGCGGTGACGCACTCGTCCGAGACGCTCAACTTCGTCCTCGCGGACTTCAAGGGTGGTGCCACCTTCACCGGCATGGGCAACATGCCGCACGTCTCCGCGGTCATCACCAACCTGGCCGACGAGCTCACGCTCGTGGACCGGATGCGTGACTCCATCACCGGTGAGCTGACCCGTCGCCAGGAGCTCCTGCGGCAGGCCGGCAACTACGCCAACATCACCGACTACGAGAAGGCGCGCGCCGCCGGTGCCGCGCTCGACCCGCTGCCCTCGCTCGTCCTGATCATCGACGAGTTCAGCGAACTGCTCGCCGCCAAGCCCGACTTCATCGAGATGTTCATCCAGATCGGCCGTATCGGCCGTTCACTGGGTGTGCACATGCTGCTCGCCTCGCAGCGCCTCGAGGAGGGCAAGCTGCGCGGCCTGGACACCTTCCTGTCGTACCGCATCGGTCTGCGCACCTTCTCCGCGGCCGAGTCCCGTACGGCGATCGGTGTGCCCGACGCCTACCACCTGCCGAACGTCCCCGGTGCGGGCATCCTCAAGTACGACACCGAGACGATGGTGCAGTTCAAGGCCGCGTACGTGTCGGGCACCTACCGGCCCAACGGGCCGATGGCGCAGGGCGGCGGCCGGATCGACCGCTCCCCCGTGCTGTTCACCGCCGCTCCGGTGCCGTTGCGGATCCTCGCCGAGCCGGAGCCGGAGACCCGGAGCAACCAGGTCGACGACGCGCTCGCCGACACCGTCCTCGACGTCATCGTCAGCCGCCTGGACGGGCAGGGTCCGCCCGCCCACCAGGTGTGGCTGCCGCCGCTGGACGAGCCGTTCAGCCTCGACCAGGTGCTGCCGGCCCTCAACATCAGCGCGGAGCGCGGCCTGCACGCCGAGGGCTACCACGCCCAGAGCAAGCTGATCGTCCCGGTCGGCCTGGTCGACAAGCCCTTCGAGCAGCGCCGCGACGTGATGTACGCGGACCTGTCGGGGTCCGCAGGTCACGCGCTGATCGTGGGCGGTCCGCAGTCCGGCAAGTCGACGCTCGTGCGCACGATGATCACGTCGTTCGCGCTCACCCACACTCCGGCCGAAGTGCAGTTCTACGCCCTCGACTTCGGCGGCGGCGGCATGCTCGCGCTGGAGAACCTGGCCCACATGGGCGGCGCGGCCTCCCGTCTGGACCAGGAGAAGGTCCGCCGTACGGTCGCGGAGGTGCACGGCATCCTCAACGCCCGTGAGGAGTTCTTCCGCTCCAAGAGCATCGACTCCATGGGCACCTTCCGAAACCGCCGGGCGCAGGGTCACTACCCCGACCAGCAGTGGGGCGACGTCTTCCTGATCATCGACGGTTGGGCGACGTTCAAGAACGACTACGAGATGCTCGACCCGGTCATCGCGGACATCGCCACCCGTGGTCTCGGCTTCGGTGTCCACCTGATCATCACCGCGACCCGGTACACCGAGATGCGGCCGGCGCTGCGCGACCAGATCCTGAGCCGGCTCGAACTGCGGCTCGGTGACGCGATGGAGTCGGAGTTCGACCGCAAGCGGGCCGAGAACGTGCCGATGGGCAAGCCCGGCCGCGGTCTGTCCCCGGACAAGCTGGACTACCTCGCCGCCACGCCCCGGATCGACGGGGCGACCGCGGTGGAGGACCTCGCCGACGGCATGGCGAACCTCGTCCAGAGCGTCAACAACGCCTGGCAGGGCCCGGCGGCACCGAAGGTGCGGATGCTGCCGACGATGCTGCACGCGTCCGAGCTGCCCGGCGGCGGCGACTTCGGCAGCCGCGGTATCGCGGTCGGTGTCGACGAGCTCACCCTCTCGCCGGTCTTCGTGGACTTCGAGACCGACCCGCTGTTCGTCATCTACGGCGAGAGCGAGTCCGGCAAGTCCTCGCTGCTGCGGTTCATCGCCAAGCAGGTCTCCGAGCGGTACGCGACCAACAAGGCGCTGTTCGTGGTCTCGGACTTCCGGCGCGCGCTGCTCGGCCAGGTGCCCGAGAGCCACATGTACAAGTACTGCGCCTCGGGTCCGCAGCTCCAGGAGGTCATGGAGTCGCTGGCCGGCTCGATGAGCCGCCGTATGCCGGGCCCGGACGTGACGCCGGACCAGCTGCGCAACCGCTCCTGGTACAACGAGCCCGACGCGTTCATCTTCATCGACGACTACGACCTCGTCGCCACGTCGATGGGCAACCCGATGTCGGTGCTCCTGGAGTACCTGCCGTTCGCGCGGGACCTGGGTCTGCGCATCATCCTGGCCCGCAGCACCTCCGGCGCCTCGCGCTCCTCCTTCGAGCCGGTCCTCACCCGGATCAAGGAGCTCGGCGCACAGGGCATCGTGCTGTCCGGTGACCCGTCGGAGGGTCCGGTGTTCAACAACATCAAGGCCACTCCGCAGCCGCAGGGCCGTGGCCAGTTCATCTCGCGCCGCTCCAGCGGGCAGCTCGTCCAGACGGGTTACCTGCCGGAGAGCTGA
- a CDS encoding putative T7SS-secreted protein — MGMFDEPGWPGLTFNPAKGDLHTIESLAYDVKTVGDELDEMREMLVSIGKTDGVWDGEAAKKFQEKVGELPKYLQQGHESMTACSRALRGWHDELETLQRQAKNLEDRAVEARKRLDQKNADVDRVNVKIEGAQFQQLTEQQAKALSEEADSASQAAQDAATDLKLLIQDAEALRKYWEEQSAKAENAIREAANNRPPDISIWESIGDGLKAAWDGFTDFLADHADLFSKIGSVLSILSLATMAIPPVGAILGGLAIGASALALAGYGVKTARGEKVGVMDWVGAGLGVLPGIGAVKGITAGAKAARAAATGERLAGVFSHADEMATSVNMARGMADGLMYKGLARAGKAMGLADEAVDVGSGLMRGTMGGIKGVGLAFGLISGGGADTKAAAAPPSNAFMSAAGAA; from the coding sequence ATGGGGATGTTCGACGAGCCCGGCTGGCCAGGACTGACGTTCAACCCGGCCAAGGGCGACCTGCACACGATCGAGTCGCTGGCGTACGACGTCAAGACGGTCGGCGACGAGCTCGACGAGATGCGCGAGATGCTCGTGAGCATCGGCAAGACCGACGGTGTGTGGGACGGCGAGGCCGCCAAGAAGTTCCAGGAGAAGGTCGGCGAACTGCCCAAGTACCTCCAGCAGGGGCACGAGTCGATGACGGCCTGCTCCCGGGCGCTGCGCGGCTGGCACGACGAGCTGGAGACCCTGCAGCGGCAGGCCAAGAACCTGGAGGACCGCGCGGTCGAGGCCCGCAAGCGGCTCGACCAGAAGAACGCCGACGTCGACCGGGTCAACGTCAAGATCGAGGGCGCCCAGTTCCAGCAGCTCACCGAGCAGCAGGCCAAGGCCCTCTCGGAGGAGGCCGACTCCGCCTCGCAGGCGGCCCAGGACGCCGCGACCGACCTCAAGCTCCTCATCCAGGACGCCGAGGCGCTGCGCAAGTACTGGGAGGAGCAGTCCGCGAAGGCCGAGAACGCCATTCGCGAGGCCGCGAACAACCGGCCGCCGGACATCAGTATCTGGGAGTCGATCGGCGACGGCCTGAAGGCGGCCTGGGACGGTTTCACGGACTTCCTCGCCGACCACGCCGACCTGTTCTCCAAGATCGGATCCGTGCTGTCCATCCTCTCCCTGGCGACCATGGCGATCCCGCCCGTGGGCGCGATCCTCGGCGGCCTCGCCATCGGCGCCAGCGCCCTCGCGCTCGCCGGCTACGGCGTCAAGACGGCCCGTGGCGAGAAGGTCGGGGTGATGGACTGGGTCGGCGCCGGGCTCGGTGTGCTGCCGGGTATCGGAGCCGTCAAGGGCATCACCGCGGGAGCGAAGGCGGCCAGGGCCGCGGCGACGGGCGAACGGCTCGCCGGTGTCTTCTCCCACGCCGACGAGATGGCGACCTCCGTCAACATGGCCCGAGGCATGGCCGACGGTCTCATGTACAAGGGGCTGGCGCGGGCCGGCAAGGCGATGGGCCTCGCCGACGAGGCCGTGGACGTCGGCAGCGGTCTGATGCGCGGCACCATGGGCGGCATCAAGGGTGTGGGCCTGGCCTTCGGCCTCATCTCGGGCGGTGGCGCCGACACCAAGGCGGCCGCCGCGCCGCCCAGCAACGCGTTCATGTCTGCGGCGGGAGCGGCGTAA
- a CDS encoding type VII secretion target codes for MADFQIDVDRMKTLINRLDQVDDRMRGAQQRLNKVGPKGLGTDGLDNACDDFQDAWGDGIKRIADASKTLHEGLQKTVEMYQTTDQELQKGFSQK; via the coding sequence ATGGCTGACTTCCAGATCGATGTCGATCGGATGAAGACCCTGATCAACAGGCTGGACCAGGTGGACGACCGCATGCGTGGCGCCCAGCAGCGGCTGAACAAGGTTGGCCCGAAGGGCCTTGGCACCGACGGCCTCGACAACGCCTGCGACGACTTCCAGGACGCCTGGGGCGACGGCATCAAGCGGATCGCCGACGCCTCCAAGACCCTGCACGAGGGTCTGCAGAAGACGGTCGAGATGTATCAGACGACCGACCAGGAATTGCAGAAGGGCTTCAGCCAGAAGTAG